The following proteins are encoded in a genomic region of Thiomonas sp. X19:
- a CDS encoding transposase, which produces MQIKSAPRRRHAAELKARVLAACGEPGASVAAIARAYDLNANLVRKWRRGVAPAARPPASPSSAGHGAGEFIALALPSREAVPTALADIRIELRRGATSVAVSWPLAAADQCAAWLRGWLR; this is translated from the coding sequence ATGCAAATCAAGAGTGCGCCGCGGCGGCGCCACGCCGCTGAACTCAAGGCCAGGGTGCTTGCCGCGTGCGGCGAGCCCGGCGCCTCGGTGGCGGCCATTGCGCGCGCCTACGACCTCAACGCCAACCTCGTGCGCAAGTGGCGCCGTGGCGTAGCGCCAGCGGCCCGGCCGCCGGCATCACCCAGCAGCGCAGGCCACGGCGCAGGCGAGTTCATCGCGCTGGCTTTGCCAAGTCGTGAGGCCGTCCCAACAGCGCTGGCAGACATCCGCATCGAACTGCGCCGGGGTGCCACGAGCGTTGCCGTGAGCTGGCCCCTGGCGGCTGCCGATCAGTGCGCGGCGTGGCTTCGCGGTTGGCTACGATGA
- the tnpB gene encoding IS66 family insertion sequence element accessory protein TnpB (TnpB, as the term is used for proteins encoded by IS66 family insertion elements, is considered an accessory protein, since TnpC, encoded by a neighboring gene, is a DDE family transposase.) — MIRIDQLWLAVEPLDMRAGTERLLARVVQVFGSAQAHHGYLFANARATRIKLLVHDGFGVWCAARRLNDGRFVWPREVPTAAAPMTLTQLQFDALVLGLPWQRLEQMRVITRM; from the coding sequence ATGATCCGCATCGATCAACTGTGGCTGGCCGTTGAGCCGCTGGACATGCGCGCCGGCACCGAGCGTTTGCTCGCCCGCGTGGTGCAAGTGTTCGGCTCGGCCCAGGCCCATCACGGCTACCTGTTCGCCAACGCACGCGCCACCCGCATCAAGCTGCTCGTGCATGACGGCTTCGGCGTGTGGTGTGCGGCGCGGCGCTTGAACGACGGCCGTTTCGTGTGGCCGCGCGAGGTTCCCACCGCGGCCGCGCCGATGACCTTGACGCAGCTGCAATTTGACGCCTTGGTGCTCGGATTGCCCTGGCAGCGGCTGGAGCAAATGCGGGTGATCACACGCATGTGA
- a CDS encoding NAD-dependent epimerase/dehydratase family protein, which yields MSETILITGLQGFTGRYLASALRKRGARTVGLVQSAAGVELGSTDAVYCDLTDAQAVRAAVAQVRPTQVGHLAALSFVGHAEAAGAAHRVG from the coding sequence TTGAGCGAAACCATTCTGATCACCGGTTTGCAAGGATTTACCGGACGCTATCTGGCCAGCGCTTTGCGTAAACGCGGCGCCAGGACCGTGGGTTTGGTGCAGAGCGCGGCTGGTGTCGAACTCGGGAGCACCGATGCAGTCTATTGCGATCTGACCGACGCGCAGGCCGTGCGTGCCGCCGTCGCCCAGGTGCGGCCCACCCAGGTGGGGCATCTGGCAGCGCTTTCGTTCGTCGGGCATGCCGAAGCGGCGGGCGCCGCTCATCGAGTTGGGTAA
- the istB gene encoding IS21-like element helper ATPase IstB produces MTISPNSPDSLLRRAQALHLSGLAEHWGEAAGAPWVPALLQWEEDARAQRSLCRRIAQAKLGRFKALADFDWKWPRRIDRGAIEDLMQLRFVKEAVNVVLIGPNGVGKSTLAQNLAHQALVHGHTVLFKPAGDMLGELAALDSDSALRRRLRHYAAPDVLVIDEVGYLSYSNRHADLLFELISRRYEKRSTIVTTNKPFAQWSEVFPNAACVVSLVDRLVHHAEVVSIDANSYRLKEARERTETRAGKRRGPKSGGEAAS; encoded by the coding sequence ATGACGATCAGCCCGAACAGTCCTGATTCTCTGCTGCGCCGCGCCCAGGCGCTGCACCTGAGCGGCCTCGCCGAGCACTGGGGCGAGGCGGCCGGCGCGCCCTGGGTGCCGGCGCTGCTGCAGTGGGAGGAGGACGCGCGCGCCCAGCGCTCGCTGTGCCGGCGCATAGCCCAAGCGAAGCTGGGCCGCTTCAAGGCACTGGCCGACTTCGACTGGAAATGGCCCCGCCGCATTGACCGCGGCGCCATCGAGGATCTCATGCAACTGCGCTTCGTCAAGGAGGCCGTCAACGTCGTGCTCATCGGCCCCAACGGCGTGGGCAAATCCACCCTGGCGCAGAACCTGGCCCACCAGGCGCTCGTACACGGTCACACGGTGCTGTTCAAGCCCGCCGGCGACATGCTCGGGGAACTGGCCGCCCTGGACAGCGACTCCGCCCTGAGGCGGCGCCTGCGCCACTACGCGGCCCCCGACGTGCTGGTCATCGACGAGGTCGGCTACCTCTCCTACTCCAACCGCCACGCCGATCTGCTGTTCGAGCTCATCAGCCGGCGCTACGAGAAGCGCTCGACCATCGTGACCACCAACAAGCCCTTCGCACAATGGTCCGAGGTGTTCCCCAACGCCGCCTGCGTGGTCTCGCTGGTCGACCGCCTGGTCCATCACGCCGAAGTCGTGTCCATCGATGCGAACTCGTATCGCCTCAAGGAGGCGCGCGAGCGCACCGAGACCCGGGCGGGCAAGCGCCGAGGCCCCAAGAGCGGCGGCGAGGCCGCATCATGA
- a CDS encoding antitoxin: METAKVFWSGRSQAVRLPKAFRFEGDVVRIRRHGAAVILEPVPTDWAWLDALAGTLDADFMQAVAAQPAPQERQELTALFP, encoded by the coding sequence ATGGAAACGGCAAAAGTGTTCTGGTCTGGCCGGTCGCAAGCGGTGCGTTTGCCCAAGGCCTTTCGGTTCGAAGGTGACGTGGTGCGGATACGGCGGCATGGCGCGGCGGTGATTCTTGAGCCCGTCCCGACCGACTGGGCTTGGCTTGATGCGCTTGCTGGTACCTTGGATGCCGACTTCATGCAGGCGGTTGCGGCGCAACCTGCACCGCAGGAGCGGCAAGAGTTGACGGCACTCTTCCCCTGA
- the istA gene encoding IS21 family transposase: protein MRAISRCVAPLPNRVQIVVWRCGFKTFNCESPRRARGQKVTSCQCGLRLRRRAAHRVKSPWPGWSSLTWPQVEQFGWPSGHATVQRVLAQAGLPHCGAIQRASMIEPYLPFVLRTLEKFPTLTAARLYAMVRERGYAGAPDHFRHRIALHRPRPAPEAYLRLRTLPAEQAQVDWAHFDHMEIGRARRPLMGFVMVLSYSRAIYLRFFLDARMESFLRGHLGAFHAWCGVPKVLLYDNLRSAVLERAGDAIRFHPTLLAFAAHYRYEPRPVAVARGNEKGRVERAIRYIRDAFFAGREFDSLADLNHQAQVWCRTQAAERACPEDRDLRVREAFAREQPLLLALPAEPYPVEEVVVARVGKTPYVRFDLNDYSVPHTHVRRAVTVRADTTQVRVLDGDQVLAIHRRSFDRGGQIEEPRHIEELKQRKAAARQHRGVNSLTRAVPAAQALLERAAAAGAHIGAITREMEHLLERFGAPDLQAAILEALDGGVAHPNAVRVCLERRRLQRGAPAPVASCLPEHVRNKDAAVRPHPLDTYDQLTLENDDDDQPEQS from the coding sequence ATGCGGGCGATCTCGCGCTGCGTCGCTCCCTTGCCCAACAGGGTCCAGATCGTGGTTTGGAGATGTGGCTTCAAGACGTTCAACTGTGAGTCCCCGAGACGTGCAAGGGGACAGAAAGTAACGTCCTGCCAGTGTGGCCTCCGGCTACGGCGACGCGCCGCTCATCGCGTCAAATCGCCGTGGCCAGGGTGGAGCAGTTTGACCTGGCCACAAGTGGAGCAGTTTGGGTGGCCATCAGGGCACGCAACGGTGCAGCGGGTGCTGGCGCAGGCCGGGCTACCGCACTGCGGGGCGATCCAGCGAGCATCAATGATCGAGCCCTACCTGCCGTTCGTGCTGCGCACGCTGGAGAAATTCCCCACGCTGACTGCGGCGCGCTTGTACGCGATGGTGCGCGAGCGCGGGTACGCGGGGGCGCCGGACCACTTCCGCCACCGCATCGCGCTGCACCGGCCGCGCCCGGCGCCCGAAGCCTACTTGCGGCTGCGCACGCTGCCGGCTGAACAAGCCCAGGTGGACTGGGCTCACTTTGATCACATGGAGATCGGGCGCGCCCGCCGCCCGCTCATGGGCTTCGTGATGGTGCTGTCGTACTCGCGCGCGATCTACCTGCGCTTCTTCCTCGACGCGCGCATGGAGAGCTTCCTGCGTGGGCACCTCGGCGCGTTCCACGCCTGGTGCGGGGTCCCGAAGGTCCTGCTCTACGACAACCTGCGCTCGGCGGTGCTCGAGCGCGCGGGAGATGCCATCCGCTTCCACCCGACGCTCTTGGCCTTCGCCGCGCATTATCGCTACGAGCCGCGCCCGGTGGCCGTGGCGCGCGGCAACGAGAAGGGTCGGGTCGAGCGCGCGATCCGCTACATCCGCGATGCCTTCTTCGCCGGGCGCGAGTTCGACAGCCTGGCCGACCTCAACCATCAGGCCCAGGTCTGGTGCCGCACCCAGGCGGCCGAGCGGGCTTGCCCCGAGGATCGGGACCTGCGCGTGCGCGAAGCCTTCGCGCGCGAGCAGCCGCTGCTGCTGGCGTTGCCCGCCGAACCCTATCCGGTCGAGGAGGTGGTGGTGGCCCGGGTGGGCAAGACGCCCTACGTGCGCTTCGACCTCAACGACTACTCGGTGCCCCACACCCACGTGCGCCGCGCCGTGACGGTGCGCGCCGACACCACCCAGGTCCGGGTGCTCGACGGCGATCAGGTGCTGGCCATCCACCGCCGCAGCTTCGATCGCGGCGGACAGATCGAGGAGCCGCGCCACATCGAGGAGCTCAAGCAGCGCAAGGCTGCGGCGCGCCAACACCGGGGCGTCAACAGCCTCACGCGCGCCGTGCCGGCGGCGCAGGCGCTGCTGGAGCGCGCGGCCGCCGCCGGCGCGCACATCGGCGCCATCACCCGGGAGATGGAGCACCTGCTCGAGCGCTTCGGCGCGCCCGATCTGCAGGCCGCCATCCTGGAGGCGCTGGACGGCGGCGTGGCCCACCCCAACGCCGTGCGCGTTTGCCTGGAGCGGCGACGCCTGCAGCGCGGCGCGCCAGCGCCCGTGGCCTCCTGCCTGCCCGAGCACGTGCGGAACAAGGACGCCGCGGTGCGGCCGCACCCGCTCGACACCTACGACCAACTGACCCTGGAGAACGACGATGACGATCAGCCCGAACAGTCCTGA
- a CDS encoding type II toxin-antitoxin system VapC family toxin, with protein MRFLLDSNAVIALLNHPTGPVSQRVRQYRPVDIGLPSIVMHELYFGAFKSQRTERNLAIVDGLRFEVVPFDQDDARRAGEIRAALAAQGTPIGGYDVLIAGQASARGLTLVSRNLREFARVESLQAENWEAEA; from the coding sequence ATGCGCTTCCTGCTCGACTCCAACGCCGTCATTGCGTTGCTGAACCATCCGACTGGCCCGGTCTCGCAACGTGTTCGGCAGTATCGGCCAGTGGACATCGGTTTGCCGTCCATCGTGATGCACGAGTTGTATTTCGGTGCCTTCAAGAGCCAGCGGACCGAGAGGAATTTAGCCATCGTCGATGGCTTGCGTTTTGAGGTGGTTCCGTTCGATCAGGACGATGCGCGCCGGGCCGGAGAGATTCGGGCGGCACTGGCGGCGCAAGGAACACCCATCGGCGGGTATGACGTCCTGATCGCAGGCCAGGCCAGTGCCCGCGGCTTGACTCTGGTATCTCGCAATTTGCGTGAGTTTGCACGCGTGGAAAGTCTCCAGGCCGAGAACTGGGAAGCCGAGGCTTGA
- a CDS encoding IS66 family transposase: protein MLNVHELKAQDLYGLSPVALTEIAEQMLQHIDEQSRHIAAQAQDIKFRDAKIERITFELARLKAWKFAAKTEAMNAEQRQLFEETLAADEASLEAQLEALQAQAGAQPDVVPQEPRRRPKRQALPEHLVRVEHQHEPEDTTCPSPDCGQPMVRVGEDVSERLDIVPAQFFVHRHIRGKWACRCCELLVQEPVAPQIIDSGMPAAGLMAHTLVSRFVDHLPYYRQEQINARSGVHTPRSTLAAWSGRGGAALQPLFDAQREFVLGAQVLHADETPVNMLDPGAGKTRRAYVWAYARSGFDALPGVAYDFCVGRGAKYPMAFLQGWSGTLVRDEFKGYESVLKPDGRTAAGCLAHARRKFDELIKVNQSPVATQALQRIAWLYRIEREARDLTEEERLAMRQARSKPLWEELHVWLRLERTHVPEGSAIAGAIDYSLNAWTALTANLNDGMVQVDNNHIENLMRPWAMGRKAWLFAGSELAGQRAAVVMSLVQSAKLNGHDPWAYLKDVLTRLPTHMNSRIEELLPHRWQPMG, encoded by the coding sequence ATGCTCAATGTGCACGAACTCAAAGCCCAGGACCTGTATGGTCTGAGCCCCGTCGCGCTGACCGAAATCGCGGAGCAAATGCTCCAGCACATCGACGAGCAAAGCCGGCACATTGCAGCCCAAGCGCAGGACATCAAGTTCCGTGACGCCAAGATCGAGCGCATCACGTTCGAGCTGGCGCGCCTGAAGGCGTGGAAGTTCGCGGCCAAGACTGAAGCCATGAACGCCGAGCAGCGCCAACTCTTCGAGGAGACACTCGCCGCCGACGAGGCCAGCCTCGAGGCACAGCTCGAAGCGCTGCAGGCGCAGGCTGGCGCGCAGCCCGATGTGGTGCCACAAGAACCGCGACGCCGCCCCAAGCGGCAGGCCCTACCCGAACACTTGGTGCGTGTCGAACATCAGCACGAGCCCGAGGACACCACCTGCCCATCTCCGGATTGCGGCCAGCCGATGGTGCGCGTGGGCGAAGACGTGAGCGAGCGCCTGGACATCGTGCCGGCGCAGTTCTTCGTGCACCGCCACATCCGTGGCAAGTGGGCCTGCCGCTGCTGCGAGCTGCTGGTGCAAGAGCCGGTGGCGCCGCAGATCATCGACAGCGGCATGCCCGCCGCCGGCCTGATGGCGCACACCCTGGTCAGCCGCTTCGTCGACCACCTGCCGTACTACCGCCAGGAGCAGATCAACGCCCGCTCAGGCGTGCACACGCCGCGCTCGACGCTGGCGGCATGGTCCGGGCGCGGTGGCGCCGCATTGCAGCCGCTGTTCGACGCGCAGCGCGAGTTCGTGCTCGGTGCGCAGGTGCTGCACGCCGACGAGACGCCGGTGAACATGCTCGACCCTGGGGCGGGCAAGACGAGACGAGCCTACGTCTGGGCCTACGCGCGCAGCGGCTTCGATGCGTTGCCGGGCGTGGCCTATGACTTCTGCGTCGGGCGCGGTGCCAAGTACCCGATGGCCTTCTTGCAAGGCTGGTCGGGCACGCTGGTGCGCGACGAGTTCAAGGGCTACGAGAGCGTGCTCAAGCCCGATGGGAGGACGGCGGCCGGCTGTCTTGCCCACGCCAGGCGCAAGTTCGACGAGCTGATCAAGGTCAACCAGAGCCCGGTGGCTACGCAGGCGTTGCAGCGCATCGCCTGGCTCTACCGCATCGAGCGCGAGGCGCGGGACTTGACCGAAGAAGAACGGCTTGCCATGCGGCAAGCCCGCTCGAAACCACTGTGGGAGGAATTGCACGTCTGGCTGCGGCTGGAGCGAACGCATGTGCCCGAGGGCAGCGCGATCGCCGGCGCCATCGACTACAGCCTCAACGCCTGGACAGCGTTGACGGCCAACCTGAACGACGGCATGGTGCAGGTCGACAACAACCACATCGAGAACCTGATGCGGCCCTGGGCAATGGGACGCAAGGCGTGGCTGTTCGCCGGCAGTGAACTGGCGGGCCAGCGCGCCGCCGTCGTGATGAGTCTGGTGCAATCGGCCAAGCTCAATGGGCATGATCCGTGGGCCTACCTCAAGGACGTTCTGACGCGGCTGCCCACACACATGAACAGCCGCATCGAGGAGCTGCTGCCGCATCGCTGGCAGCCAATGGGCTGA